In the genome of Afipia felis ATCC 53690, the window TGGCGGTCTGGTACGAGCTATGGGACGCGCGGCTGTCCGCGGCGGTGATCTCCGACGTCCGCACCCGGCTGTTCAATCATCTGCAGAGTCTTCCGGCCTCGTTTTTTGGCCGTACCAAGCGCGGCGAAATCCTGTCGCGTTTCTCGGTGGACATGGCCGGCTATGAAAGCTCGGTCAAATCGCTCGCCAACAGCGCGCTGCTGCCGCTGCTCGAACTGATCGCGGGCATCGGCCTGATGATCTGGCTGAACTGGCAGCTTGCCGTCGTGGCGCTTCTGATTTTCCCGGTGACGCTGGTCGGCCCGCGAATCCTGACGCCGAAGGCGGTGCAGGCCAATTATGATCAGAAGGTCAATGAGGCCGCGATCCTCGGCGTGGTGCAGGAAAACATCGGCACCCAACTCGTGGTGAAGGCATTCGGCCTGCAGCGCAAGGCGTTCGGCTGGTTCACGTTCCGCAATCTCAATGCGCGCCGTTCGATTGCCGACGCCACCTTCCTGTCCTCGATGGTGGAACGCACTGTCACCGTGTCCGTGTTGCTGCTGCATCTCGTCGTGCTCGGCATCGGCGCGTATCTCGCCACCAAGGGTCAGATCACGGTCGGCACCTTCGTCACCTTCGAGAGCGCGTTCTGGGAAATTTCCTACAACATCGCGCATCTGATGCATTTCATTCCGCTCGCGATCTCCTCGGCGGCTTCCGTGCAGCACATGCAGGAACTGCTCGACGAGCCGGTGCGGGGCGCGGACCGTCCGGATGCTCCGGACATGCCGCCGGTGCGGCATGACATTTCTTTCGAACGCGTCAGCTTCAGCTATGAGGGCACCGACACCAATGTGCTCGACGGCCTGTCCTTGAAACTCGACGCTGGCAAGAACATTGCCATCGTCGGTCCGAGCGGCTCGGGCAAGAGCACGCTGCTCAATTTGATCTTGCGACTTTACGAGCCGACGGAAGGACGTGTCGCCATCGACGGCGTCGACATCCGCAAGGTGACGCGGGATTCGCTGCGCTCCCACATGGCCGTGGTCTTTCAGGAAAATATGCTGTTCAACATGTCGATCCGCGAGAACATCCGGCTCGGCAAGCAGAATGCGACCGACGCCGAGGTGGAAGC includes:
- a CDS encoding ABC transporter ATP-binding protein; this encodes MSSPPDSTDPDVTVDKRVADEAGRPEPIPEPVAVELDDDDDDEDLVAFTASEAAGAFVTIYRFTWPLMRNYKRWLVFVGIGLFVETLFNVIMPLSLKYLIDDALGEEDFHALYVILIVLATAGILTSIVAVWYELWDARLSAAVISDVRTRLFNHLQSLPASFFGRTKRGEILSRFSVDMAGYESSVKSLANSALLPLLELIAGIGLMIWLNWQLAVVALLIFPVTLVGPRILTPKAVQANYDQKVNEAAILGVVQENIGTQLVVKAFGLQRKAFGWFTFRNLNARRSIADATFLSSMVERTVTVSVLLLHLVVLGIGAYLATKGQITVGTFVTFESAFWEISYNIAHLMHFIPLAISSAASVQHMQELLDEPVRGADRPDAPDMPPVRHDISFERVSFSYEGTDTNVLDGLSLKLDAGKNIAIVGPSGSGKSTLLNLILRLYEPTEGRVAIDGVDIRKVTRDSLRSHMAVVFQENMLFNMSIRENIRLGKQNATDAEVEAAAKTAEIHRHIVSLPDGYDTLVGERGDTLSGGQRQRIAIARAMVRNPSVLLLDEATSALDQTTEAAINRTLLKAAEGRTMIWSTHRLTSVVEMDEIIVVSGGRVVERGSHEELIEKDGLYRQLWDDQMHHPHRDADDDDEDDEDDEEDDE